A genome region from Engraulis encrasicolus isolate BLACKSEA-1 chromosome 6, IST_EnEncr_1.0, whole genome shotgun sequence includes the following:
- the LOC134450640 gene encoding volume-regulated anion channel subunit LRRC8D-like, which translates to MFTLTEVASLNDIQPTYRILKPWWDVFMDYLGIVMLMLAIFAGTMQLTKDQVACLPILEDVDADAASATPRPDEFTDPKGTGGAGAGSGAAGAGAGATTSRVTLAAAPLASKDQPDSVVQQIQFLHQSSAVVAQPVPTGVKTNLDFQQYVFINQMCYHVALPWYSKYFPYLALIHTIVLMVSSNFWFKYPKTSSKIEHFVSILGKCFESPWTTKALSETACEDSEENKQRLTGAASLLPKHVSTSSEEGSPNQSTPMLAKTSGVKFSAEKPVFEFPSMTILDKKDGEQAKALFEKVRKFRTHVEDSDMIYKMYVCQTVIKTVKFILILCYTMTFIASIDFEHVCKPEIKHLTGYARFHCTHNMAFMLKKLLVSYVSLICVYGLVCIYTLFWLFRRPLKEYSFEKVREESSFSDIPDVKNDFAFLLHMVDQYDQLYSKRFGVFLSEVSENKLREISLNHEWTFEKLRAHVTRNAAEKLELHLFMLSGVPDAVFDLTDLEVLKLELIPEARITAKVSQMVNLQELHLYHCPAKVEQTAFSFLRDHLRCLHVKFTDVAEIPTWVYLLKSLRELYLVGNLNSENNKMIGLESLRDLRHLKILHLKSNLTKIPTNITDLSPHLIKLVVHNDGTKLLVLNSLKKMVNLAELELHNCELERIPHAIFSLTNLQELDLKSNNIRTIEEIISFQHLKRLICLKLWHNKIISIPISISHVKNLESLYLSHNKLDALPTSLFNLLKLRHLDVSHNTVSVIPPEVGFLQNLQHFAITGNKVEFVPKQLFKCTKLRTLCLGHNCITQVPEKIGQLMQLTHLELKGNCLDRLPPQMGTCHLLRKSGLLVEDHLFDTLPLEVKESVNQE; encoded by the exons ATGTTTACCCTCACAGAAGTTGCCTCTCTCAATGACATCCAGCCGACGTACCGCATCTTGAAGCCATGGTGGGACGTCTTCATGGACTACCTTGGCATCGTCATGCTGATGTTGGCCATCTTTGCCGGGACCATGCAGTTGACCAAAGACCAAGTCGCATGCCTACCCATCCTGGAGGATGTGGACGCAGACGCGGCGTCGGCCACTCCGCGGCCCGACGAATTCACGGACCCAAAGGGAACAGGAGGAGCAGGTGCCGGATCCGGAGCCGCCGGGGCTGGGGCAGGTGCCACCACGAGCCGCGTTACCCTGGCGGCGGCACCGCTCGCGTCCAAGGACCAACCGGACAGCGTGGTTCAGCAGATACAGTTTCTGCACCAGTCGTCCGCCGTCGTGGCGCAACCGGTGCCCACGGGCGTCAAAACGAACTTGGACTTTCAGCAGTACGTGTTCATCAATCAGATGTGCTACCACGTGGCACTGCCGTGGTACTCGAAATACTTTCCGTACTTAGCGCTCATACACACCATTGTGCTAATGGTCAGCAGTAACTTCTGGTTCAAGTACCCAAAGACGAGTTCGAAAATCGAGCATTTTGTCTCGATTCTGGGGAAATGTTTCGAGTCGCCGTGGACGACCAAGGCGTTGTCGGAGACGGCCTGCGAGGACTCCGAGGAGAACAAGCAGAGGCTGACAGGGGCGGCGTCGTTGCTACCAAAGCACGTGTCCACGAGCAGCGAAGAGGGAAGCCCCAATCAGTCCACGCCCATGCTGGCAAAGACCAGCGGCGTGAAGTTCTCCGCCGAAAAGCCCGTTTTCGAATTTCCGAGCATGACCATTTTGGATAAAAAGGACGGCGAACAGGCCAAGGCGCTTTTCGAGAAAGTCCGAAAGTTCCGCACTCACGTGGAGGACAGCGATATGATTTACAAGATGTACGTTTGTCAGACGGTCATCAAGACCGTCAAGTTCATTTTAATCCTGTGCTACACAATGACATTCATTGCCTCCATTGACTTTGAGCACGTGTGCAAGCCCGAGATCAAACACTTGACTGGTTACGCACGTTTCCACTGCACGCACAACATGGCTTTCATGCTCAAGAAACTGCTCGTCAGCTACGTGTCACTTATATGTGTCTACGGCCTGGTGTGCATCTACACCCTCTTCTGGCTCTTCCGACGGCCCCTGAAGGAGTACTCCTTCGAGAAAGTCAGGGAGGAGAGCAGCTTCAGCGACATACCGGACGTCAAAAACGACTTTGCGTTCCTGCTGCACATGGTAGACCAGTACGATCAACTGTACTCCAAGCGCTTCGGCGTCTTCTTGTCCGAGGTGAGCGAGAACAAGCTGCGCGAGATCAGCCTGAACCACGAGTGGACGTTCGAGAAGCTGCGGGCGCACGTGACGCGCAACGCGGCCGAGAAGCTGGAGCTGCACCTCTTCATGCTGTCGGGCGTCCCCGACGCCGTCTTCGACCTGACGGACCTCGAGGTGCTGAAGCTCGAGCTCATCCCCGAGGCCCGGATCACGGCCAAGGTGTCGCAGATGGTCAACCTGCAGGAGCTGCATCTGTACCACTGCCCCGCCAAG gtGGAGCAGACCGCCTTCAGCTTCCTGCGCGACCACCTGCGCTGTCTCCACGTCAAGTTCACGGACGTGGCCGAGATCCCCACCTGGGTCTACCTGCTCAAGAGTCTGCGCGAGCTGTACCTGGTGGGAAACCTGAACTCGGAGAACAACAAGATGATCGGCCTGGAGTCCCTGAGGGACCTGCGGCACCTCAAGATCCTGCACCTCAAGAGCAACCTGACCAAGATCCCCACCAACATCACCGACCTGTCGCCACACCTCATCAAGCTGGTGGTGCACAACGACGGGACCAAGCTGCTGGTGCTCAACAGCCTGAAGAAGATGGTCAACCTGGCCGAACTGGAGCTGCACAACTGCGAACTGGAACGGATACCGCATGCCATCTTCAGCCTCACCAACCTGCAG GAGTTGGACCTGAAGTCCAACAACATCCGCACCATCGAGGAGATCATCAGCTTCCAGCACCTGAAGCGTCTCATCTGCCTCAAGCTCTGGCACAACAAGATCATCagcatccccatctccatcagcCACGTCAAGAACCTCGAGTCGCTATATCTCAGCCACAACAAGCTGGACGCGCTGCCCACCTCCCTCTTCAACCTGCTCAAGCTGCGGCACCTGGACGTCAGCCACAACACCGTGTCCGTCATCCCACCCGAGGTGGGCTTCCTGCAGAATCTGCAGCACTTCGCCATCACGGGCAACAAG GTGGAGTTCGTGCCCAAGCAGCTCTTCAAGTGCACCAAGCTGCGGACGCTGTGCCTGGGCCACAACTGCATCACGCAGGTGCCCGAGAAGATCGGCCAGCTGATGCAGCTCACCCACCTGGAGCTGAAGGGGAACTGCCTGGACCGCCTGCCGCCACAGATGGGCACCTGCCACCTGCTACGCAAGAGCGGCCTGCTGGTGGAGGACCACCTGTTCGACACGCTCCCCCTGGAGGTGAAAGAGAGCGTCAACCAGGAGTAG